The proteins below are encoded in one region of Helianthus annuus cultivar XRQ/B chromosome 2, HanXRQr2.0-SUNRISE, whole genome shotgun sequence:
- the LOC118489265 gene encoding succinate dehydrogenase subunit 5, mitochondrial-like, with protein sequence MVKLTMMRSLYRSISRRSIAFTATAALNSSHQSLPRGTHQFLHSPSWTLSKSRLPFAMGIGSTRCFSDGLTHLPDIKDGDIKLAFKELMAVNWDELPETVVNKTKRALSKNTEDKSSQEALANLLRAAEAVEEFSGFLVTLKMEIDDSVGMSGENVHPLSDEVANALSVAFGRYYAYLDSFGADEGYLRKKVENELGMKLIHLKMRCSGLGGDWGKVTVLGTSGLSGSYIEHRA encoded by the exons ATGGTGAAATTGACGATGATGAGATCCTTGTATCGTTCGATCTCACGGAGATCTATAGCTTTCACCGCCACCGCCGCCTTAAACAGCAGCCATCAATCTCTCCCCCGTGGAACCCACCAATTTCTCCACTCTCCGTCATGGACGCTTTCTA AAAGTCGTTTGCCTTTTGCAATGGGAATTGGAAGCACGCGTTGTTTCAGTGATGGCTTGACGCACTTACCAGACATAAAAGATGGTGATATTAAACTTGCTTTTAAGGAGCTTATGGCTGTAAACTGGGATGAGTTACCCGAGACGGTGGTTAATAAAACCAAACGGGCATTGTCTAAAAACACTGAAGACAAGTCTAGCCAGGAGGCGTTAGCCAACCTTTTACGGGCCGCAGAGGCAGTTGAAGAGTTCAGTGGGTTTCTTGTGACTTTGAAAATGGAAATTGACGACAGTGTTGGAATGAGCGGCGAG AATGTTCATCCGTTGTCTGATGAAGTTGCTAATGCGTTAAGTGTAGCGTTTGGACGCTACTATGCGTATTTGGACTCTTTTGGAGCAGATGAAGGGTATTTGAGGAAAAAGGTTGAGAATGAGCTGGGAATGAAACTGATACATCTGAAAATGAGATGCAGTGGTCTAGGTGGCGATTGGGGAAAG GTGACTGTTCTTGGAACGTCTGGACTTTCTGGTTCATATATTGAGCACCGGGCATAA